Within the Pseudomonas orientalis genome, the region ATCCGCTTGAGGTGCACCCTGTAGACTCTGGGTAATCCAGAGATCGCCACTGCTGGATGCTCGCGCCAGTGCGCCCTGAAAGTGGGTCAGACTCGCAGCGCCGAGCCGCACCCAGCATTGCAGTTCGGTGTTGTGAGGTGAAGTTGAAGTAAGTTTGGCGCATACCAACACTCCACTACCTTGAAGGCTGACGACAATTTCATCTTGGCCTTCAATCAGGGTGATTTGTTCTTCGCCGCTCTTCAGCCAATGAATAATGAGGTCTTTCA harbors:
- a CDS encoding type III secretion protein, producing MKDLIIHWLKSGEEQITLIEGQDEIVVSLQGSGVLVCAKLTSTSPHNTELQCWVRLGAASLTHFQGALARASSSGDLWITQSLQGAPQADRVLGSVESLLNQRDTWRAVYARLNKQAHQLKPTSLRSLRH